The following coding sequences lie in one Verrucomicrobiia bacterium genomic window:
- the ftsY gene encoding signal recognition particle-docking protein FtsY — MGLFSKFKAALTKTHDKLTHEIKRIVTRSPKLDAATLEEIEVALISADLGLEMTSQIVAAVKKAYESQGTAGLDVLAIARREVENSLAVKEPGLRTATSKPTVVSIVGVNGTGKTTTSAKLANLVQTQGQTALLAACDTFRAAAIEQLKLWGTRLNVEVVAGAYHADPAAVAHDAITAALARQADYLFIDTAGRLHTKHNLMQELQKVHRVIGKQLEGAPHEVLLVLDAATGMNALTQAREFNKAVPLTGLIVTKLDGTSKGGMVVAIQKELGIPIKFVGLGEKADDLQPFDPKEFAQALFEE; from the coding sequence ATGGGATTGTTCTCCAAATTCAAAGCCGCGCTCACCAAGACGCACGACAAGCTCACGCATGAGATCAAGCGCATCGTCACACGCTCGCCCAAGCTCGACGCCGCCACGCTGGAGGAGATTGAAGTCGCGCTGATCAGCGCCGACCTCGGCCTGGAGATGACTTCGCAGATTGTCGCGGCGGTGAAGAAGGCCTACGAGTCGCAAGGCACCGCCGGCCTCGACGTGCTGGCCATCGCCAGGCGCGAAGTGGAGAACAGCCTCGCCGTCAAGGAACCCGGACTGCGCACCGCCACGAGCAAGCCGACGGTGGTTTCCATCGTCGGCGTGAACGGCACCGGCAAGACGACCACGTCCGCCAAGCTTGCAAACCTTGTCCAAACGCAGGGCCAGACCGCGTTACTTGCCGCGTGCGACACCTTCCGCGCCGCCGCCATCGAGCAACTCAAGCTCTGGGGCACGCGCCTGAATGTCGAAGTCGTCGCCGGCGCCTACCATGCCGATCCCGCCGCCGTGGCGCACGACGCCATCACGGCGGCACTCGCGCGCCAGGCAGATTACCTCTTCATCGACACCGCGGGCCGCCTGCACACGAAACACAACTTGATGCAGGAATTGCAGAAGGTTCACCGGGTCATCGGCAAACAGCTCGAAGGCGCGCCGCACGAAGTGTTGCTCGTGCTCGATGCGGCGACGGGCATGAACGCCTTGACGCAGGCCCGTGAGTTCAACAAGGCCGTGCCGCTCACCGGCCTGATCGTGACGAAGCTCGACGGCACGAGCAAGGGCGGCATGGTGGTGGCCATCCAGAAGGAGCTCGGCATCCCGATCAAATTCGTGGGTCTTGGCGAAAAGGCCGACGACCTGCAACCCTTTGACCCCAAGGAATTCGCGCAGGCGTTGTTTGAGGAGTGA
- a CDS encoding PHP domain-containing protein, with protein sequence MFADLHLHTFFSDGTFSPEEVVAHGKRMGFACLALTDHDTVEGCERMAAACAAERIEFIPGSELTAEFGEHELHILGYGFDTKHPRLLAEMEKFQTVRQNRIREMVARINELGVPLEVNSVFELANCRAPGRPHVARALVKAGLCVSLDEAFERFLKKHRPAWVPKAKMSALEAITLIHEAGGLAVMAHPGLNKCDEVIPELVKAGLDGIECYHTKHTNNTAAHYLNIARQYGLLVTGGSDCHGLSKGKPLIGGIKLPIHYVHKLQQALAQRAKVSTANPCE encoded by the coding sequence ATGTTTGCCGACCTGCACCTGCACACGTTCTTCTCCGACGGAACCTTTTCCCCGGAAGAAGTCGTCGCGCACGGCAAGCGGATGGGCTTCGCCTGTCTCGCATTGACCGATCATGACACCGTGGAGGGTTGTGAACGCATGGCCGCCGCCTGCGCCGCCGAACGCATCGAGTTCATCCCCGGCAGTGAATTGACGGCCGAATTCGGCGAACACGAACTGCACATTCTCGGGTATGGCTTCGACACGAAGCATCCCCGTTTACTGGCGGAAATGGAGAAGTTTCAAACCGTCCGGCAAAACCGCATCCGCGAAATGGTCGCCCGCATCAATGAACTCGGCGTGCCGCTGGAAGTGAACTCCGTTTTTGAACTGGCCAATTGCCGGGCGCCCGGACGACCGCACGTCGCCCGCGCGCTGGTGAAGGCCGGTCTTTGTGTCAGTCTGGACGAGGCGTTTGAACGCTTCCTAAAAAAGCACCGCCCGGCGTGGGTGCCCAAGGCCAAGATGTCCGCGCTCGAAGCCATCACGCTCATCCACGAAGCGGGCGGACTCGCCGTCATGGCGCATCCCGGCCTGAACAAGTGTGACGAGGTCATTCCCGAACTGGTCAAGGCAGGTCTTGACGGCATTGAGTGTTACCACACCAAGCACACGAACAACACCGCGGCGCACTATCTGAACATCGCCCGGCAATACGGCCTCCTCGTCACCGGCGGCTCAGATTGCCACGGTCTGAGCAAGGGCAAGCCCCTCATCGGCGGCATCAAGCTCCCCATTCACTACGTTCACAAGCTGCAGCAGGCGCTGGCGCAGCGCGCGAAGGTTTCAACTGCGAACCCATGCGAATGA
- the nusB gene encoding transcription antitermination factor NusB, producing the protein MSLDKKGKRREARERAVQFLFQHEMNPAENLDRAIDEFWTTQRANAHAEKQEGPTWGEKPELPPPTAEEAAVQLFADPLIRGVLEHRAKIDEEIQKHAKNWSLQRMAAVDRNVLRLAAYEMLFREDIPPIVSINEAVDIAKKFSTHDSGKFVNGILDQIRKELMRPLR; encoded by the coding sequence ATGAGTTTGGACAAGAAAGGCAAACGTCGTGAGGCGCGCGAGCGGGCCGTGCAGTTTTTGTTTCAGCATGAAATGAATCCCGCCGAGAACCTGGACCGGGCCATCGACGAATTCTGGACGACGCAGCGCGCCAACGCCCACGCGGAAAAACAGGAAGGGCCCACCTGGGGCGAAAAGCCGGAGCTTCCACCGCCCACCGCGGAGGAGGCTGCTGTCCAGCTCTTCGCCGATCCGCTCATCCGCGGCGTGCTCGAACATCGCGCGAAGATTGACGAGGAAATCCAGAAGCACGCCAAAAACTGGTCCCTCCAGCGCATGGCCGCCGTGGACCGGAATGTCCTCCGCCTGGCCGCCTACGAAATGCTGTTCCGCGAGGACATCCCGCCCATCGTCAGCATCAACGAAGCGGTGGATATCGCGAAGAAATTTTCCACGCACGACAGCGGCAAGTTCGTCAACGGCATCCTCGATCAGATCCGCAAGGAATTGATGCGGCCACTCCGCTGA